ACTGCGCCTGCGCGGTCTGGCGCGCTCACTGGAAGCGGTCAGCCCGCTGGCCACCGTGGCGCGTGGCTACAGCATCCTGACCCGCAGCGATGACGGTACCCTGGTGCGGAAGGTCGACCAGGTACAGCCCGGTGACGCCCTGCAGGCCCGCGTCGGCGACGGCGTGATCGACGTGCAGGTCAAGTAAAAGGGGGTTCGGCAGGGCTGCGCCCTGCACCCACGGTAGTGCCGGCCGCTGGCCGGCAACCTCAACAGCAACAGCCAAAGCGGCTCTGGATTGCTGATGGTTTGGCGGGGCGGTGTGGCTGTGCAGGACACGCCGTAAACCCATCCCTGGGGGCTCGATGGCGCCATCCATGGCGCCAACGGTCCTGCGCAGCCACACCGCCCCACCTCTGACAGATTCCGGAGGCTGTTGGTAGGTGTCGACCTTGGTCGACACGGTAGATCCACGCCGTGCGTGGATGAATCTCTGTCAGATATCGAATCAATTCGGGGTCAGATCCGTTTTCCGCAGGAAAACGGATCTGACCCCACGCCATTCCGACAGATCGCGAGAATCTGTCGAAGGCGGGGTGGGTCCGGTTGCGGGAGTGTCCGCGGCATGGATGCCGCGGCCAAGCCCCCAGGGACGGGTTTACGGCGTCTCCCGCAACCGGACCCACCCCGCCATCCCACGGAATGCACGCTGTTGCTGTTGCTGTTGCTGTTGCTGTTGCTGTTGCTGTTGCTTCGGCAGGTGCAGGGCGCAGCCCTGCCGCCCACCCTACTTTGCCTGCTCGCAGAATTTCTGCCGGTACTCGAGCGCCTTCGGCATCAGTGCCTGCAGGTTCTGGATGCGGGTGCCCGGGTTCGGGTGGGTGGAAGCGAACTCCGGCGGCGCCTGGCCGCCACCGGCCTGGCCCATGCGCTGCCACAGCGGCACCGCCTCGCGGGGATCGAAGCAGGCCGCTGCGGCCAGCATCAGCCCCACTTCATCGGCCTGCGTCTCGTGGCTGCGCGCATAGGGCAACAGATACCCATAGCCCATCGCCGACATCATCATCTGTTGCTGCTGCGCATCCATGCCGCTGGCGGCACCGGCCATCTGCCCGATCTGGGTCAGCTTCTGCTGCGCCATCCGCTGTGCACCATGGCGTAGAAGCGCATGGGCGATCTCATGGCCCATCACCACCGCCATCGCGTCACGCGTACGCGCCACCGGCACCAGGCCGGTGTAAACCGCCATCTTGCCGCCCGGCAGGCAGAACGCATTGGCCTGCTCGGACGGGATCACATTCACTTCCCACTGGAAATCCCGCGCGAAATGCGCCGGCTGCACGCCGTGCTCCTGTGCCAGCGCGGTCTCCACCACGTCCACCTTGGCAATCAGGCGCTGCGCGATGTCGCGCACATCGCGCGCGATCGGCGCACTCGGATCCATCGGCCGTTCCTGCGACAGGATCTGCTGGTAGGCCTGCAGCCCGAGCGCGGTCTCCTGGCGCGCGTCCAGGCTGCTGTCGATCATCACCTTCTCCCCGGTGTAAGGATCGACAGTGCGATTGGAGAACCAGTAGAACACCGCATAACCTGCGGCCAGCAACAGCACCCACCAGCGGATGTTGCCGAACAGGCCGCGCCGCTGCGGGCCTTGCGGCGAGCGGGAAAAGGGATCGTTGCGCATCGGTGGTCTTCCAGCAGGCCCCGCCGGCCGGCGGGCACGGCGCAATCTTAGTGCGCGGACGCCAGTAGCGGGTGAAGCCCGATGCCGCTCAGATGCCCCGCACCAGCCGGAAGCCGATGCGCGCGTTGGTGGTATCCGAGTCCTGCGACTGCCGCCAGGCCGCGCGGGTCTGCTCGGGCGCGTTGGCCCAGTTGCCGCCCCGGATCACCCGCGACCGGCAGCCCGGGTTGAACCAGGCGGCACCATCGGACGGCGCACGCCGGTAGCTGGCATGCCAGCAGTCGGCCACCCATTCGCTGAGATTGCCGGCCATATCGTGCAAGCCGAAGGCATTGGCCTGGAAGCTGGCCACTGGCGCTGGCCCCCACCAGCCATCGCCATAGCCAATGAAGGCGTTGTGCCAGTGCCGCCCCGAGGGAGAAACATCCTTGCTGCCGGTGAAGTTACCGGTTCCGGGCGGCGGCGTGCCGGCGTCGCCCCACGGATAACGGCCACTGCTGCCAGCACGCAGCGCATACTCGAATTCGGCCTCGCTGGGCAGCCGGTAGCTGCGTCCCGTCTGCTCGGACAGCCACGCCGCATAGTTCTCGGCATCACGCACACTCACATGCATTACCGGCGAGTTGCCCAGTGCGCGCGCGCCATCGTAATCGGAACGCCAGTCCACACCGCTGCGGCGGATGAAATTGCCGCTGCGCTCGTCATAGACCACAGAGTGGCCGCGCCGGGTCGCACGCGGCCGTGCATTGGTCGACTTCACATAGCGCTCGAAATCGCCGACGGTGACCTCGGTGATCGACATCGCGAAG
The sequence above is a segment of the Stenotrophomonas maltophilia genome. Coding sequences within it:
- a CDS encoding M48 family metallopeptidase; amino-acid sequence: MRNDPFSRSPQGPQRRGLFGNIRWWVLLLAAGYAVFYWFSNRTVDPYTGEKVMIDSSLDARQETALGLQAYQQILSQERPMDPSAPIARDVRDIAQRLIAKVDVVETALAQEHGVQPAHFARDFQWEVNVIPSEQANAFCLPGGKMAVYTGLVPVARTRDAMAVVMGHEIAHALLRHGAQRMAQQKLTQIGQMAGAASGMDAQQQQMMMSAMGYGYLLPYARSHETQADEVGLMLAAAACFDPREAVPLWQRMGQAGGGQAPPEFASTHPNPGTRIQNLQALMPKALEYRQKFCEQAK